From the genome of Strix aluco isolate bStrAlu1 chromosome 13, bStrAlu1.hap1, whole genome shotgun sequence:
CTGCGCTTCCCTTTAGCTGAGGTCATGCccaaagaaatgcagaatttgtGCAGACAGTGCCTTGGCAGGTACATTCAGGGCAGGAGGAGacataactggggaaaaaagcaaacaaagccaaAGGTGAGCGTGGGAGCCCTTGCAGCTGCCTTTAGGTGTGTGCGGTGGGATGTCCCTCCTGTCTGAGCGAGGGACCTTGGCTCCCTCTATCATTCAGCTGCCTCTTAGGAGTGCTTGTCACCCTGCACAGACTCTTTCAAAGTCTAGGTGGTTAAATTGGGTTTAAACATCTGCAAATTAGGTGAGGTGAAACTCACCTTTAATGTTTCTGAAAGGGGtaggaatggaggaagagaggtgggCACATCTCACACCATACTGTTCCCCAGAATTAGGCCCTTAAGAACAAAATAATGAATTGTGCTCTGAAAACATAATGCAGGAGTAGAGGTATCTGCAAGGAAGAGATACCTGAGGCAGCCCTGGCCAGGCCCCTGTCCTTTGAAACAACCTCGTGGACGCTGGACTCCTTTCTGtgtgggcacactgttggctctgGATGAGATCTGTCCcactgctgggggggggctgctgtgTCCCCAAAGGCAGCACAGTTTCCAATGTGTCATCCACGCTTTTTTATGCATTTGAGACCTTAGCTCTTGGTCCTGTACATGTTGTTTTTCAGACCACTCCACCAAGTTTGGAGTTGAACAAGAGGGAGCTTTCTTCTACAACTGATGAAGAGCCACCAGCCCACCAGCTCCTAAGAGACAGCACCTCTGAACACTGCCTGTCCAAAATCTCCCTCCCCAGTGGGCTGCTGGATCTGAACCAACCCTTTTCCTCCAGTGGGTACTTTCCTTCCTACAGGACAGAGGGAGAGCTCTGCATTGGCCCAGCTCTAGGAGAcaggttcttcactgagaaagAAGGTTTGGAGAACAAAGAGGAAGGACAAGGGGGAGAAACAAGTATTTGGAGCCTCAGTGCCAGCTGCTTGGTGTGCTGAGAACAAAGGAGGGGGGTTGTCTTTGTCAGCAAAAATTGAGTTAACGCAGGCATGAATGAGAACTTTTTAAAACCTACAGCAACATGAAAATCTGCATTAATAtggagtaaaaataaataaataataataaaaaaacccaacaaaaacctcaaacaaaacaacaagTGATAACTCGGACTGTGTAAtgagagcagaaagcagcagagagggaaatgaCTGATTTGGGGGAATCCAGATAAACTTGTTCTAGAAAACATCCCAAAGGAGGAGGGTGAGGAAGAGAACTGTGTTTTTCTGTGGCTAATCCCAAAGCCTAGACGTTCAGTTGAGGGATGTG
Proteins encoded in this window:
- the LOC141929237 gene encoding uncharacterized protein LOC141929237 isoform X2; the protein is MQSDISLTSNQELPGDLETRDKATPPPSSPGVLEHVLLTRDSPADLHTKLLLCNDRSFPDYPAFALVHPPYYRTSHVFTSPSSLAASHTSTETEESFSEGRVNTKQDEKTTPPSLELNKRELSSTTDEEPPAHQLLRDSTSEHCLSKISLPSGLLDLNQPFSSSGYFPSYRTEGELCIGPALGDRFFTEKEGLENKEEGQGGETSIWSLSASCLVC